TATGATTTTCCGGCTCAGAAGAAATCCTTATATGTTCGTCCAGGTCATCGGGTCTTATATATTTTGCAGCTGCATCAAACTGCTCAGGAGTATAGATCTCCTCTTCAACAATACTTTCGATAGTATTGTTTTTCCACTGCTCATATGCTCCCTGTCGAGCTTTCTCATCGGTATTGGAATATGAAAGGTGAACCTGCAAGTACATGGGTTTGCCTTCTCCGCCGCCTGCATGAAAAGCATCTACCATTTTCCGAAGTTTTTCATAAGGCTGAGACACCGTCACCATTCCATCTGCCCAGCCGCCTATCCATTTTGCAGTCTCAGGAGTAAGGGCTGCTCCAATAATCTTTGGTGTAACTCCAGGTTGAACATACAGCTTTGCTTCTTCTACAGTTATGTGGGTCCCGTAATAAGTCACTGTATCTCCTGCAAACAATGATCTTATTACTTCTACGCATTCCTGTAGCCTTTCATTTCTCTCAAATTTGGAAGGATACAAATCTCCGGTTATTCGCTCGTTTAAAGCCTGCCCGCTTCCAAGTGCCATCCAGAACCTGCCAGGAAACATTTCAGCCAGGGTCGCTGCAGCCTGAGCAATAATTGCAGGATGGTATCTCTGTCCCGGAGCGTTCACAACTCCAAACTCAAGTGATGTAGCCTGCATGGCTGCTCCCAGCCAGGACCATGCAAAACCGTTTCCACCCTGTTCAGCCTGCTTACTGCTCCAGGGTTTAAAGTGGTCAGAAGATAAAGCTCCGGTAAATCCGGCTTTTTCAGCTAACTGAACCCAGTTTAAAAGCTCCCCGGGCCTGAACTGCTCATGAGAAACGTGATACGAAAACCCCACCATAAAAATTCCTTATTACTTATTACACATAAATGTAATTGAAGGCAATAATTATCTGAGAAGAGAATAATCCGATCGCAGGTTTTTTACCAAAAAATTAATCAGGTATTGTCATATTGTCGTATTCCAACCCCTTTATTTCTCATGGAAAATTTTGGAACAGATTTTTCATGATTTCTGAAAAGGTTAAAAATATACCCTTAACCCTCAGCAATTAAACATTCAACTTTTCAAAGTCGCAGACATCCTGCGTGTTCAGTTTAGATAAAGCGCATGGAAAATTTAAATTTTTAATTCTTTAAGCAGTACTTGATAAATTCAGAAAGAGTAACTATTCCGGGGAAACTGAGTATCTTTTCCCGACCGTTCTTGTCACGCTCCACGGAGGAGAGCGATCTGTCCCAAAAAGAAGAAAATAGGAAGACAAAAGAGAAAAGCCAGATAGAACATGCTCCACATTTCAACGCTCCCTCCAAGCTATTAAACAAATCTGAAATTACACCTATCCTACATCAATTGGTATTATTATCTGCGTTACCAGTAGCAGGATTAGAAACAGATTTTGCTATCGACTCAACCGGATTTAGAATTACTACATTTAACGTATATACTGAGACAAAATACGGAAACGAAGGAACATAATTGGTTGAAAGCTCATATGTGTATAGGAGCGAAGACAAACATAGTAACTGCGGTTATAATCACTGATGGAAATAGTAATGATTCTCCTCATTTCTGCCCGCTGATTAAACAAACATCTTAAGGATTCACAATCAATGAAGTTTCTGCTGATTTAGCTTATTCATCAAGAAATAATCTTGAATTGGTAGATAATGTTGGAGGAACGCCGTATATTCCTTTTAAGAAAAATGCAACTGGAAAGCTAGCAGGATCGTCTATGTGGAAGAAGATGTATCATTATTTCCAGCTTAACAGAGATGAATTCTTAAAGCATTATCATAAGAGAGGTAATATTGAATCTACAAATGCAGCATTAAGAGGAAGTTTGGAGAGACTTTGAAGTCTAAAAATAGAATTGCTCAGGAAAATGAGTTATTGGCTAAGATTGTAGCTTATAATTTAACTGTGGTGATCCATGAAATATATGAGAATGAGATTAATCCAGAGTTTTTACAAGTGAAGGGCTTGTGATGTAATTGAAAGTGGAAAATAAGTGAATTATATTGATTCTAATGCAAGTACGAGAAAAAAATGAATTAATTTTTAAAATTAATTCATCTCCATTGAACATTTTCTTTTAATTCATATAAAATTGGCAACATATCTTTCATAGTTAGTTGGTTACAGCTTGAACGTTCTAAGCTTTTAAATGCATTTCTAACGATTTCGTTTGATTCTCCAAGAATATTTTGACATTTAAGTAAAGCCACTTGTATCTCAGGAAATATCGATTTTTCATATTCACGTTTAGTTTTTTCAAAATTTTCCATCATGTTTTTTGTGTAATCATTCCAATTAATCTCGTTTCTCTCAAATCTATTCCTTAAATCATAATCAATTGAATTGCATACCAAAAGTTGATCTAAAAAACTGTTAAGACTCCTAATCGCAATAATTAAGTCGTCAATTGTAGATTGTTTAAAATCATCGTCTACTGAATTACTTACTGCCCTTAATTCTGCTTCTTTTTTCCATGATTGTAATACTTTTATTGTAGCCCAATCAGGCTCACTATCTATTATTTTGTGGCATCTTAGACATAACCATATTCCATTATTTGGATGTTTTCTATCTTCCGAGTTCATTTCAGGATCTGCTCTAGGACCATTTACCCGGCTGGCCGATACAATATGGGAAGCCTGACCTACTTCGTCCCATCTATACGGATCGTTGATTTTGGGTTTTAAAGTATACCTTCTGCATGTTGGATTCGAGCAAATATAATTAACTCTCATTGCGATACTTTTTTTAGTCGCAGGAGTAAAATCATCTCGATCCTCTTTGCCCATCAAACGCGCCAACCAATCTTTTATCTTATTCAATAAATTACAGATTAATTGGAGTATGTTATCTAATTCTTTAAACAAGTATTCATTTAATCTCATCTAAATCTGCCTCTATGACTAAAAAATAACATTAACTTTTTTAATATTTTATTTATTTTATAGTACAATTTGCCGACGCCTACAGAATCTCAAAAGATTAATTTTTTCATTTTGCACCTAAAGTTCATAATCTGCACCTGAACTCAGGCAAAAATAGGACTTTAGGTGCAAAGCCTTCTTGTCCAAAACCTTTTTATACCAAGTACGTTATTAGACATTGTTGTACACAAATATACACCAGTGATAATTAATGCACGATTCTATCCTCCACATTCTCAACACAACAAAGACTCGTATCCAGGCTTTTGGACCCGATATCCATAAAGAAGAACCGCAGCCTCAGTTCCAGAAAAGGGACTTTATTGCTGCAATTGCAGCTGCAAGGGCAGAAGGTCGGGCGCCTGTAATTGCAGAGGTCAAGCCCGCATCCCCGGGGAAGAGTTTCAGGGAAATTTCGCCGGCAGCAGCTGCTGAGCTTGCATGGGAAATGGAGGAAGCAGGTGCAGTTGCAATTTCTGTCCTTACCGAACCGGGAGTATT
The genomic region above belongs to Methanosarcina horonobensis HB-1 = JCM 15518 and contains:
- a CDS encoding HNH endonuclease, with the protein product MRLNEYLFKELDNILQLICNLLNKIKDWLARLMGKEDRDDFTPATKKSIAMRVNYICSNPTCRRYTLKPKINDPYRWDEVGQASHIVSASRVNGPRADPEMNSEDRKHPNNGIWLCLRCHKIIDSEPDWATIKVLQSWKKEAELRAVSNSVDDDFKQSTIDDLIIAIRSLNSFLDQLLVCNSIDYDLRNRFERNEINWNDYTKNMMENFEKTKREYEKSIFPEIQVALLKCQNILGESNEIVRNAFKSLERSSCNQLTMKDMLPILYELKENVQWR
- a CDS encoding TIGR03885 family FMN-dependent LLM class oxidoreductase; its protein translation is MVGFSYHVSHEQFRPGELLNWVQLAEKAGFTGALSSDHFKPWSSKQAEQGGNGFAWSWLGAAMQATSLEFGVVNAPGQRYHPAIIAQAAATLAEMFPGRFWMALGSGQALNERITGDLYPSKFERNERLQECVEVIRSLFAGDTVTYYGTHITVEEAKLYVQPGVTPKIIGAALTPETAKWIGGWADGMVTVSQPYEKLRKMVDAFHAGGGEGKPMYLQVHLSYSNTDEKARQGAYEQWKNNTIESIVEEEIYTPEQFDAAAKYIRPDDLDEHIRISSEPENHIEWIQKDIELGFSNIILHNANLEQERFIEDFGEKVLPVIKKEFN